The stretch of DNA CAAAATATACATGTATAAAACTATCTGAAATATAGTGACTTTAACTTGatacttcaaaaaaaataataataataattttcacctttacaattttcaaataaaatactaGTGTCTATTTGATTTCTATCCATTTATTTCTCTATACAGGAGAAAAGATTAAATACATACAAAGTCTTATAGATATTTATGAGTAAACATATTATAACagtatttaacaaaaaaaaaaaaatcattttgacccCCCAAAAAAATCTCTAGAAACTCATTTTGACCTGCCTGTAGTCCTGTAAATGAAGAAATGATGATGCTTACTGTTGACTCTAATGGAGAAGAATCTTCAATCTTTTCAAGCTTcaaaaatattctttaaattaaataaataaaaatccaaaaGTGTCCTAGGGAGGAGGCAGGCTTGCCAAGTGTAGCCGCAACACTACTACCTATACGGCTCGGCTTATAACTATCTACTGCGTCACTCTTTTTGCCCATCACGCCTTTACTTTCTTATCACTTCAATTTCGTTCATCATGAGAAGGCTTGTCGGCATGAGGGAGCGGTGAtgacaaaacaataataattatatttttgatggTAAGTCAATCGAGTTCATCAAATAGTTAGTTTAGTAACTGATAGAACTAATTGATTCCTAACTCTAAGCGGTTCAACTTACCTCGCATAAATTATAAGAATAAAATGGATAATTGAGCATAATTGTAGTAGTATTAGATGGATTAGAGTTAGAGTATTACAAGAAGTTTGTAGGAATAAGACATCATGGATTAGAACATTATAAGAATTTTGTAGGGATGGAGCATGATTTGTAACAACTAAACAagatcaattttcaaaataactTTAATACAGCGTAATAAAGACAAATATCTCAAGGGAAGCATGCAATGTTGCGTCATTGCCTGAACTCCACAGACAAACTAATTTATTTCAAGGATCAAGTTGATGAATATGGAATTCATGGACTACGTTGACAGTTCGCCAACAATTGAAGGACTCAACAATTGAAGGACCAAATCGTTGATAATccctattaatatattagtaactaaattaattagtttaaatcttaacaaataaaatttactgTAGCAGGTCATTGTTATTTGGGATAAAGGTCAAATGAGCCCTCCAACTATACTCAAATGTATAATTAAACCCTCCAACttcaaaaaatttcaattaaaacctcaaacttacaaaaaaaaatgcaattacacAATTTTGTAGGATACATTCAGGtaattgtaaattatttattgattagaTTTTTTAAGATTATTTGGTGTGCTGATGTAgcattcatatatatttttaaaacgatatattatattatatttttattttaattaattaattaataataataataacaacaaatttaaaagaaatattcatTTATATTTGGTGTTGTTCCTCGTCAACAACCACCACCACTTTTTCCCGGAAGATGGCATTGAAATAATCTGGACCACCATCGACCACCACTTTTTTCAAGATGGCGGATGGCGTCACGACCTTCCACATTTGGAAGAATGTCGCAGTTACCTTCTTCCAGATCTGGAAGAAGGCTGACGTGACCTTCCAATTCTGGAAGAAGGCAACAATGGCTTTCTTCCATGTTTGGAAGAAGGCCAACACAACCCTCTTATTGGAAGGCAAGAAGAAGGTTGCAATGGCAAGCCTTCTTCCAAACATGGAAGAAGGCCGTGGCAGCTTTCttcaaaaattggaagaaagtAGCTGCGGTTAAATGGAAAAGATCAGTCACcaataacaacaaaaaatatattatttttaataaattaaaataataatattaaaatatgacaTGGAATTAACCtacaaaaacaagtaaaaaggAGTTAATTGCTTaactttttttaattcaagggtttaattgaaaatttttgaagttgaagggcTTATTTAAGCTTTATACCTAGTTATTTTAAGCAAGGTGACCTTCAAGTTGATGAGTCAACAgatgactccactgaggctcgaacccactcccttacACATGAGAATGTACACCGGgcgccgcttgaccacaaggtctttggcattgtATAACTAGCTTATTTAACCTTTATCTCTAGTTATTTTAAGCAAGGTGACCTTCAAGTTGATTGTATAACCAATCATATTCTACGCAAGTTGTTGAATATCTCTATAGCTAGGTTGTCCCCTTCCCTCCCAACAAATTTTGgatacttctttttctttctttttcgtgttttttttttttatttttttgtgcatATTTTGGATACTTATGTACCAATCCTTGAaatagtacaattttttttttattcctataAAAACTAGTGTCAAAGAATTTGCTTTGTTTGgttctgaaattatttttttaatgataatttcaacagtttatattttaattcatttatttaaatcaatatgaattttatttcattGATAATGGATCATATAAAAGTTAATTCATTcagcataaataattttattcaaaatatgtcatatattatttgttttatacagAAACAACATtcaaacattaattaattattaaaattcttATAATCAGTCAAAATAGATTGATTGTCCAAATAACTTACACGTGTAAAACTTGATATTAATAAATtggtaaataaattaattttttaaaatattaataaagaatTAAGTTAACATGACATGTCATGTTACAGTAATAACATCAATGTAATATCAACAAAGTTAACAATtccaaattgaattaaaacCACATACTCTAGGAACCCTCAAAATACTGACCATTTTCTATTCTTATAATATAACCTATTATCAATTGTTAAAGTCGATAAACAACTAGTGTTGTAAAAACCAACCTATGAACTAGGCACTCCATGGGAATTTCATTTCCAGAGCCTTTTAGCCAGTCGGCCAACTAAACACCCGACTCAACTAACTCAATTAAGTCGACACCTAACTCAGTCGAgcgttcttttttttttttttagggtttaAGATGACTACAACTTATTATTGCTATTTTACTTTGCCGCCTAGGCATCACCTAGACGCCCTTAACCGCCCAACTAGCGCCTTTTGCAACTTGTAAACAACTTGGTAGTTTGAAACAATTAATGAGCATACTACAAATACAACTACCATATGAAGGTATAAAATTTCACTCTCCACAATTGCCATAATCCCATCCCACTTGGCCACTTGATCATATGGATAAAGGGCTGGAATTATCACCATCAAACATGATGTCTATAGGCCAATGCAAGTTGATTCAAACTGCTATAATTCTCAAATCACTGATTCAAATCTCCCAGCTCAACAAATAGATGAAGGTACTGATAGTTCAATTAGATCAAAAGAACGAGCTTTGTAAATATCTTTGTTTATTTTACAAGACGAGAAACCCTGGGTCAAACACAAACCAGAAACTCATTTCTGTAGCAAAAACAACGGTTGCGTCACTTGCGTTTATCCATATACTTGCAATCATCTTCAAGTGCTCTGTTTCACAGTTGCGGACTTGATGATCTCAATGAACTCGGGCTAATTTGGGACAAAAATCGAAGCAATATCAGCAACAAAATAAGGCCTACAATTAGAtagcaataacaataataatcgTAATCGTGGAGTTTGTAGCAAACCTTTAGAGAAGCACCACCAACCAAAAACCCATCCACGTCAGGCTTTGTTGCCAACTCTTTGCAGTTTGCTCCATTAACAGAACCTGTAagttcattttaacacaaacGAATACAAATCCAAAAAGACAGATAGTTATTTTCATAGTCCTTTCGAAGCAAGGCCTGGCGTGTGAATTTTTCTATTGTTCGTAATGATGTTACATTCAAACCGTGATTGCGATTGCAGCAATCTCATTAATGTAAATCTTATAGGTAGAACAAAATTGATGATCATGCAAGACAAGGTATCCTAGAATACAGAAAATTTGCTAACTATACCTCCATAGACGATCCTAGTAGAAGCAGCAACTTCTGGGCCAACATTGTCATGAAGCCATTTTCTCAGTTCAGAATGAACCTGGTCAAAGAATGCACCTTTTGCGGTCAATCGGATTGACAATTAACAGCTCACTTAATAAAAAGATAAGAATCAAAAAATGGTTCCCACTTTCAATTGGCAATAACTAACACTAGTGACAAAATGACAGCACAAATTTCTTCCATTGTGTGAAACTTAATGTATTCTTGAACTTGATACGTAAGAGTATCTAGAGGGTTAATAAACTTACTTCTTGAGCCTGAGCAGGAGTGGCGACCTTTCCAGTACCAATGGCCCAAACAGGCTCATAAGCCAAAACAATGCTGGACCAATTTGAGACCTTCTCTGAAAAGCAACAGTGAAACAAGGCTAAGAACATAAGAGTATTGCAActtaaatataaagtaatatGCAGGGGCGGATCCAGAAATTTTTCTCAATGGGGGCGAAATTCAATTATTCAAATGAATCCAAAAATGTctatgacaaaatatcaaattttgatATGAATCACAAATATATTCTCCTCCCCTTGTGAAAGGGTAAAAAAATGTctatgacaaaatatcaaaatttaatatgaatCACAAATATATTCTCCTCTCCTTGTGaaagggtaaaaaaaaaaaagcaagctAGTATAAAGCGCCTCCCCTCTTGTGAAGGGGtagaaaaaactaaaataaagtGTTACTGGTGGGGCGTGATCCCATGACATATGGTATCAAATTTTAAAGAACAAACAACTAAGCTACCTATACATCTAGTAACttgtatatacattttatttttatatataagttactgctatatatgtatatatatgcctacatatatataaaggggtgGGGAGGGGTGACGGGGTCAACTGCTCCCATTGCCCACCCTCTGGATCCACCCTTGCTAATAGGTGATAGAATATCCAACTACAGATGTTCATAAAAGCCACAACTTCAACTTGCCAAGTGAAACTTTGGTGAAGTCCAATTTTAGATGGGGTAAGAGTTGCTACTGAAGCTTAAAAGGGATAGAtactttgaaattcaaatataatgtCACTTCGAAAGTTTCATGCATTAGTATTCGTggtgataatatattaaaattggaTATCATTAATTAGAAGCCATGGCCCGGGtacttggatttttttttttatccaacaCAAGCAGATTTGTGCCATAATGACAAGCTGAAATGCTGCTGATGTTCGAGAGCGAGGACCTGTTATTTGAAGCAGAAGTGTACCTGCAATTGCTTTTGTTTGGGCGGCAACTACTGCCATTGTAGCCCCTGATTCTCTCTGCTCAAGAGTCTCTCCAACACAAGCAATGACTTTTATGCCTTGGGAAAGTGCATACGCAACTTTATCTGCAACAAACTATAGAAAATATGTcaggtaaaaaaataaaaaattaaaaaattaaaaaggatgAAACTGTAATATGTTATCATCACCCCACACAGATGTCTTACATCATTTGATTCATTCAGTAGTTGTCTTCTCTCCGAATGGCCAAGGATGACCCAAGGAATGCCCAAATTTATCAGCATCTCAACACTACACAAGCAAGATAAAGGTAAGCACCAGAAAACATTTCATCAATAGACACAACTAACCATAGCTTTTATTGATTAGCCATATCAATTAAGATTTCAGGCACCCACAAACAcaaccaaaaataaaacaacCACAAGGTCACTAGTTCGAATCtagctttcttggtttgagccaataAGTTATAGACAACCTAGGCCTGtgctggctagggtcacaagctGAGTTTACCAGGTAATCGCTGAGGGTTTCCACGTCAcccaaaaaatcaaataaaataaaaatcacaaaaGAAGAATGCAGAGATCATAatggaataaattaaattacctAATTTCACCAGTAAAAGCACCTCCTTTTCGAACCCAACAGTTCTGGGCAGCAATAGAGAAATCAGGACGCAATAAGGTTTTGACCAAAGGAAGAAACACAAAAGGAGGACTGACCACAACCTCTGCAGGAATAAGTGCCAACAGGTGAtgtaaaataacaaacaaacaaataaaaacctcgttttttttcttccaattatATGAAACTTACCAACATCATCTTCCGATGGAACTTCAGCTTCATTCAACGTGGTCACAATCTTCTTCACTTCCTCAGTGGTTCCATTCTGTACAGCCATAAAAAAATGACTTAAAAACCATAAATTTACCAACTGGATTTCAGAAATTACAAGTTTATAAACTCCAATACCCCGTAACTGCTGCTTAAACATAGTagccccaaaaaaaaaaaaaaaaaaaaaaaNCTGAAAAGCAACAGTGAAACAAGGCTAAGAACATAAGAGTATTGCAActtaaatataaagtaatatGCAGGGGCGGATCCAGAAATTTTTCTCAATGGGGGCGAAATTCAATTATTCAAATGAATCCAAAAATGTctatgacaaaatatcaaattttgatATGAATCACAAATATATTCTCCTCCCCTTGTGAAAGGGTAAAAAAATGTctatgacaaaatatcaaaatttaatatgaatCACAAATATATTCTCCTCTCCTTGTGaaagggtaaaaaaaaaaaagcaagctAGTATAAAGCGCCTCCCCTCTTGTGAAGGGGtagaaaaaactaaaataaagtGTTACTGGTGGGGCGTGATCCCATGACATATGG from Ipomoea triloba cultivar NCNSP0323 chromosome 7, ASM357664v1 encodes:
- the LOC116024896 gene encoding triosephosphate isomerase, cytosolic isoform X2: MAVQNGTTEEVKKIVTTLNEAEVPSEDDVEVVVSPPFVFLPLVKTLLRPDFSIAAQNCWVRKGGAFTGEISVEMLINLGIPWVILGHSERRQLLNESNDFVADKVAYALSQGIKVIACVGETLEQRESGATMAVVAAQTKAIAEKVSNWSSIVLAYEPVWAIGTGKVATPAQAQEVHSELRKWLHDNVGPEVAASTRIVYGGSVNGANCKELATKPDVDGFLVGGASLKPEFIEIIKSATVKQST